A genomic region of Catalinimonas niigatensis contains the following coding sequences:
- a CDS encoding FMN-binding negative transcriptional regulator — MYKPSQYKKEDPEYVLQFIKAHPFATFVLQSERLLATHIPVLTKGSADDFFLFGHVAVHNPQRECLKDEMEVLLIFQGPDAYISSSWYRKPDISTWDYSAVHINARLKIQREEELRESLKELVAHFESKQTKPVYYEDIPKEILESHLPKITGFWLYPSRVDAIAKLSQNKSAEDVASVVAHLKQKTCPAQSELIYQIQKEND; from the coding sequence ATGTATAAACCATCCCAATACAAAAAGGAAGATCCGGAATATGTTCTTCAATTTATCAAGGCGCATCCCTTTGCTACTTTTGTGTTGCAAAGTGAACGTCTGCTGGCCACTCATATTCCTGTACTGACCAAGGGCTCGGCTGATGATTTTTTTCTTTTTGGCCATGTGGCTGTACACAATCCACAGCGGGAATGCCTGAAAGATGAGATGGAAGTTTTACTTATTTTTCAGGGCCCTGATGCCTATATTTCATCTTCCTGGTATCGTAAGCCTGACATCAGTACCTGGGATTACTCCGCAGTGCATATCAACGCACGCCTAAAAATACAGCGTGAAGAAGAGCTGCGTGAATCGCTAAAGGAACTGGTCGCTCATTTTGAGTCAAAGCAAACCAAGCCAGTATATTATGAAGACATACCCAAAGAAATACTGGAGTCTCACCTCCCCAAAATCACCGGCTTTTGGCTTTATCCTTCGCGAGTAGATGCCATTGCAAAATTGAGTCAGAACAAATCGGCAGAAGATGTGGCTTCAGTAGTAGCTCATTTAAAGCAAAAAACTTGTCCTGCACAATCCGAATTAATTTATCAAATACAAAAGGAAAATGATTAA
- a CDS encoding family 16 glycoside hydrolase, translated as MTLLKSFLFVVSTLSLWMSGLLLNPKSSQFSTSYYQRIGSDTIPKNDHKDPYDNYTDWAIYRGDKKSNQYAELAQIHAANVHLLEPAWEYHTGDPNGPSMYSNPIIVEGLIYFTTPKLNAIALDATTGKEVWVFESAQYHEDQKVFRGRSRGVTYWEGEEGKRIFHFVNNRVYALDAKTGTLIKSFGENGFIDLRKDLSVDVAKASIEVTTPGIIYKNFLIVTSRVPEEYNSTPGHVRAFDAVTGEFKWIFHTIPQEGEFGYDTWEWVEGETYGGANPWGGFSVDEERGWVFFATGSPANDFYGGFRKGTNLFGNSVVALDATTGKRIWHYQTVHHDIWDYDNPPAPILVTLNNNGKTRDAVVQLTKMGFTFVLDRDTGEPLFPVEEVPVPASKIPGEEAWPTQPFPLKPPPLVRTSLTEADLTNVTPESRTSALEQFRRYETGHIYTPPSLQGMITMPSHQGGVEWGGASFDPALNVLYVNANEAPSINTLSRFYDTDNKAEMTMLERGALVYQKNCTSCHGLEKQGNLPTFPALTDLQQNEEEIRNILRQGQGIMPSFPQLSKDEIDAVIAFVKSNESIDEENQDARSRVRYSVQIPFFLDPYGAPAISPPWGTLNAIDLNEGKILWKVPLGEYPELVAKGIRHTGAKNFGGPVATAGGVTFIAATPDEKIRAFSSHSGEVLWEYQLPAGGYATPSVYMINGKQYVVIAAGGGGKNATKYGDSIIAFALPASEDTESNADDENKGWINLFNGKDLEGWVHLNGSHTYTVEDSSIVGRTVKGSQNSFLCTTQEFDDFELELEMMVDSVTNSGIQIRSQVKPVTEGEGYNERAGRVYGPQVEMQRNHRPGTPTTGLIYGEALGTGWLSSDDKIQNGHHYLHNEGWNTLRIVAKGSRIQTWVNGQQVEDLVNEEVYQTHSKGFIGLQMHGMEDEGLYVMKWRNMRIRTL; from the coding sequence ATGACACTCCTAAAATCTTTCCTATTTGTTGTAAGCACCTTGTCTTTATGGATGTCAGGGCTACTTCTGAATCCAAAAAGTAGTCAGTTTTCTACTTCATATTATCAAAGAATTGGCTCTGATACCATTCCTAAGAATGACCACAAAGACCCTTATGATAATTATACCGATTGGGCCATCTACCGGGGAGATAAAAAATCCAACCAATATGCTGAACTGGCGCAAATTCATGCTGCCAATGTGCATCTGCTTGAGCCCGCCTGGGAATATCATACCGGTGATCCCAATGGGCCGTCTATGTATAGCAATCCTATCATTGTAGAAGGTTTGATTTACTTCACTACTCCCAAACTGAATGCTATAGCGCTGGACGCTACTACCGGGAAGGAAGTTTGGGTATTTGAGTCAGCGCAATATCATGAAGACCAGAAAGTTTTTCGCGGACGCAGCCGGGGAGTTACTTATTGGGAAGGCGAAGAGGGTAAGAGAATCTTCCATTTTGTGAATAACCGTGTGTATGCGCTGGATGCAAAAACGGGCACATTGATCAAATCTTTTGGAGAAAATGGATTTATTGATTTACGGAAAGACCTGAGCGTAGATGTAGCCAAAGCTTCCATTGAAGTAACCACTCCTGGCATCATATACAAAAACTTCCTGATTGTCACTTCGCGGGTACCGGAGGAATATAATTCTACTCCGGGACATGTTCGTGCATTTGATGCGGTGACAGGTGAATTCAAATGGATTTTTCACACGATTCCACAGGAAGGTGAGTTTGGCTACGATACCTGGGAATGGGTGGAGGGAGAAACTTATGGTGGTGCTAACCCCTGGGGTGGATTCTCAGTGGATGAGGAAAGAGGCTGGGTATTCTTTGCCACTGGTTCACCAGCCAATGATTTTTACGGGGGCTTTCGGAAAGGCACAAACTTATTCGGAAACTCTGTCGTGGCACTGGATGCGACTACCGGGAAACGTATATGGCATTATCAGACCGTTCATCATGACATCTGGGATTATGACAATCCTCCAGCACCCATACTGGTAACGCTTAATAATAATGGAAAAACCAGGGATGCTGTCGTTCAGCTGACAAAAATGGGCTTCACTTTCGTACTGGACAGGGATACGGGTGAGCCATTATTTCCGGTAGAAGAAGTTCCAGTACCTGCCTCCAAGATACCAGGTGAGGAAGCCTGGCCCACGCAGCCTTTTCCTTTGAAACCGCCACCGCTCGTTCGCACATCGCTTACAGAAGCCGATCTTACGAATGTTACTCCGGAATCCAGGACTTCAGCTTTGGAGCAATTCAGAAGATATGAAACAGGACATATCTATACCCCTCCCTCTTTGCAGGGCATGATTACTATGCCAAGCCATCAGGGTGGCGTGGAATGGGGTGGAGCCTCCTTTGATCCGGCGCTGAATGTGCTGTATGTCAATGCCAATGAAGCACCTTCTATCAATACCCTAAGCAGGTTTTATGATACGGATAATAAGGCTGAAATGACGATGTTAGAGCGTGGCGCTTTGGTCTATCAGAAAAACTGTACCAGCTGTCATGGACTGGAAAAACAGGGAAATTTACCCACTTTTCCTGCGCTCACCGACTTACAGCAGAATGAGGAGGAAATCCGGAATATACTGCGTCAGGGACAAGGCATTATGCCTTCCTTTCCTCAACTCTCCAAAGATGAAATTGACGCAGTGATCGCTTTTGTGAAGAGTAATGAAAGCATAGATGAAGAAAATCAGGACGCGCGCTCACGTGTCCGCTATTCAGTTCAGATTCCATTTTTCTTAGATCCCTATGGTGCGCCTGCCATTTCACCTCCCTGGGGAACACTCAATGCCATTGATTTGAATGAGGGTAAGATTCTGTGGAAAGTCCCACTGGGAGAATATCCTGAGCTGGTCGCCAAAGGTATTCGCCATACGGGAGCCAAAAACTTCGGTGGACCAGTGGCTACCGCCGGTGGTGTGACATTCATTGCGGCTACTCCTGACGAAAAGATTCGGGCATTCAGTTCGCACAGCGGTGAGGTTCTATGGGAGTATCAACTACCCGCAGGAGGTTATGCTACGCCCAGTGTATATATGATAAATGGTAAACAGTATGTGGTGATCGCTGCCGGAGGAGGAGGAAAAAACGCAACCAAATATGGGGATTCTATCATTGCATTTGCGTTGCCTGCCTCAGAGGATACTGAATCAAACGCTGATGATGAAAACAAAGGTTGGATAAATCTTTTTAATGGCAAGGACTTAGAAGGCTGGGTTCACCTGAACGGCTCACATACCTATACGGTGGAAGATAGTTCCATCGTAGGCAGAACGGTAAAAGGGAGCCAGAATTCTTTTCTATGTACCACCCAAGAGTTTGATGATTTTGAGCTTGAACTTGAAATGATGGTGGATAGTGTAACCAATTCCGGCATACAAATCAGGTCTCAGGTCAAGCCAGTTACAGAGGGTGAAGGCTACAATGAAAGAGCAGGCAGGGTCTATGGCCCTCAGGTAGAGATGCAGAGAAATCATCGTCCGGGTACGCCTACTACCGGTCTCATTTATGGAGAGGCGCTGGGTACCGGCTGGCTTTCATCTGATGACAAAATACAAAATGGGCATCACTATTTACACAACGAGGGTTGGAATACCCTGCGCATTGTGGCCAAAGGTTCGCGCATTCAAACCTGGGTGAATGGGCAGCAGGTAGAGGATCTGGTGAATGAAGAAGTATACCAAACCCATTCCAAAGGGTTTATAGGTTTGCAAATGCACGGCATGGAAGATGAAGGATTGTATGTGATGAAGTGGAGAAATATGAGAATTCGTACACTTTGA
- a CDS encoding RNA polymerase sigma factor yields the protein MSIQPSEEVKIWKGFQKGDRKAFAQIYQAHFSALYNYGYRFCADESLAKEGVQELFVKLWNRKENLNIPASVRYYLIKSLRRTLLDMQKKQAKFCDLPENDHSLSEHSSEFLLIKERAIEEQNQFLEEAMDTLSKRQKEAIYLKFYENLSYEEVSSAMSLTVKSVYNLISKAVEVLRQNTPYVNLMLLVSIMP from the coding sequence ATGAGTATACAGCCGTCCGAAGAAGTAAAGATTTGGAAAGGTTTCCAGAAAGGAGATAGAAAGGCTTTTGCTCAAATTTATCAGGCGCATTTTTCTGCACTCTACAACTATGGCTATCGTTTCTGCGCTGACGAATCATTGGCCAAAGAAGGTGTTCAGGAGCTTTTTGTCAAATTATGGAATCGCAAAGAAAATCTAAATATTCCGGCTTCGGTAAGGTATTATCTGATCAAATCGCTGAGAAGAACTTTACTGGATATGCAGAAAAAGCAGGCTAAGTTTTGTGACCTTCCTGAGAATGATCATAGCCTTTCTGAGCACTCTAGTGAATTTCTGCTTATCAAAGAAAGAGCCATAGAAGAACAAAATCAGTTTCTGGAGGAGGCTATGGATACTCTAAGCAAACGCCAGAAAGAAGCAATTTACCTTAAGTTTTATGAGAACCTTTCTTATGAAGAAGTTTCTTCTGCGATGTCGTTAACGGTTAAATCGGTTTATAACCTGATCTCAAAAGCTGTAGAAGTACTCCGTCAGAATACCCCTTATGTAAATCTGATGCTATTGGTGTCAATCATGCCCTAA
- a CDS encoding FecR family protein, with translation MTEYQTYKAKDFVMNSSFQNWVLNREEKDVLFWENWAKAHPEKRDEIGKAKELVSALAHEQNMSDQQTEAEVWSKINQTLAETEVQRMPRTLAISWYYVAASISLLLIAALGYWTIRQQENTSHFATGFGETMNIMLPDSTLVTLNASSSLEYTDDWDEPGQDRIVWMEGEGFFDVSHRKRQKFIVLTQQAEVEVLGTRFNVSERRGNTEVILSSGKVALQLEKEKIFMEPGEKVSYNAEEKVVEKKVVNAEMLTSWRNNQLIFDGTPISEIAQVLEDNYGYVVRMENEAMGDLLFSGTIKADQVDLLLQALAETHSINIMKQDNILIFKLH, from the coding sequence ATGACAGAATACCAGACATATAAAGCCAAGGATTTTGTGATGAATTCATCTTTTCAGAACTGGGTGCTCAACAGAGAGGAAAAGGATGTGCTGTTTTGGGAAAACTGGGCGAAGGCGCATCCGGAGAAAAGAGATGAAATCGGCAAAGCCAAAGAATTAGTATCAGCCCTGGCCCATGAGCAAAACATGAGTGACCAGCAGACAGAGGCTGAAGTATGGAGTAAAATCAATCAAACTTTAGCTGAAACTGAGGTACAACGGATGCCAAGGACACTGGCTATTTCCTGGTATTACGTGGCGGCGAGTATCTCTCTGTTGCTGATTGCTGCGTTAGGGTATTGGACAATACGTCAACAAGAAAACACCTCACACTTTGCCACTGGTTTTGGAGAAACCATGAACATCATGCTACCGGATAGCACATTGGTAACCTTAAATGCAAGTTCAAGCCTTGAGTATACAGACGATTGGGATGAACCCGGTCAGGATAGAATTGTTTGGATGGAAGGAGAAGGTTTTTTTGATGTTTCTCACAGAAAAAGACAAAAATTTATTGTCCTGACACAGCAAGCGGAAGTGGAAGTATTAGGTACCCGCTTCAATGTCTCTGAAAGGAGAGGAAACACAGAGGTGATTCTGAGTTCCGGTAAAGTCGCCCTGCAACTGGAGAAAGAAAAAATATTCATGGAGCCAGGAGAGAAAGTAAGTTATAATGCAGAAGAAAAAGTCGTAGAAAAGAAAGTGGTCAATGCCGAGATGCTTACCTCCTGGCGAAACAATCAATTGATATTTGATGGCACTCCTATTTCAGAAATAGCGCAAGTACTGGAGGATAACTATGGTTACGTAGTCAGAATGGAAAATGAAGCAATGGGAGACCTCCTTTTTAGCGGAACCATAAAGGCCGATCAGGTTGACCTGCTATTACAGGCATTGGCAGAAACCCATAGCATTAACATTATGAAACAAGACAATATTTTGATATTTAAACTACACTGA
- the gntA gene encoding guanitoxin biosynthesis heme-dependent pre-guanitoxin N-hydroxylase GntA — protein MNLQITKTQTYFKPDHLEDEMSGRVKAIHQNFSEKITDSDFPCVGAKAAINSRQYRLGIYEEMGAEATTLALAEDLKTYIAETIAAESEYMSMVAVFTDEVNSELDFENRIWTQLQKLHDIEKKKQIWDPEVSSNPEESNFSFSFNGTAFFVVGLHPKASRRARRFGYTAMAFNLHRQFEQLREKGVYENMKKVIRDRELSYDGSINPMLKDHGEGLEAPQYSGRKVDKDWKCPFHAN, from the coding sequence ATGAATCTTCAAATCACAAAAACGCAGACCTATTTTAAACCTGACCATCTTGAGGATGAGATGAGTGGAAGAGTGAAAGCAATACATCAAAATTTCAGCGAAAAAATTACTGACAGTGACTTTCCATGTGTAGGAGCAAAAGCTGCCATCAATTCCAGGCAGTATCGCTTGGGCATATATGAAGAGATGGGGGCAGAAGCTACTACTCTGGCATTAGCAGAAGACTTAAAAACCTATATTGCAGAAACAATAGCAGCTGAAAGTGAATATATGTCTATGGTTGCTGTGTTCACTGATGAAGTAAATTCTGAACTTGATTTTGAAAACAGAATCTGGACACAACTCCAGAAACTGCACGATATTGAAAAAAAGAAGCAAATCTGGGACCCTGAAGTAAGCAGTAATCCTGAAGAAAGCAATTTCAGTTTTAGTTTTAATGGCACAGCATTTTTTGTAGTGGGCCTGCATCCCAAAGCCAGCAGAAGAGCAAGAAGATTTGGCTATACCGCTATGGCCTTTAATCTTCACCGTCAGTTTGAACAGTTGCGTGAGAAGGGGGTGTATGAGAATATGAAGAAGGTGATCAGGGATCGGGAGTTAAGCTATGATGGCTCTATCAATCCAATGCTCAAAGATCATGGCGAAGGTCTGGAAGCTCCTCAGTATAGCGGCAGGAAAGTAGATAAGGATTGGAAGTGTCCTTTCCATGCCAATTGA
- a CDS encoding DUF6807 domain-containing protein — MRSVTSCVFIAILIFGWGSLAFGQGESKKPENHLILEHNQQNESISIYRSEEKSLILSQHAREDTRPYVHPIIAPDGKGVLTQYRPEHHPHQTGLYWGLKRVNERDYFMNWQGDYWRKVSASAIDKEGPQVKWQTVYELLDETGEAILTETQNWSMHEHAGKYLLDLEWKGEAKTDITLGEFYVGGLFLRMPWHEGIPGEVVNANGQRNQEAEGQRAIWTDVGMQVEGRDDLAHITIFDHPDNSAFPIAWRVDGELGVGPSRQILGDWKINKGESEVIRYRLLVYTGALNPEEVMHLWTEYITNSKVAGDLTGD; from the coding sequence ATGAGATCGGTCACCTCATGCGTATTCATTGCTATCCTCATTTTTGGCTGGGGTTCCCTGGCATTTGGGCAAGGAGAATCCAAAAAGCCTGAAAATCATTTGATCCTGGAACATAATCAGCAAAACGAAAGCATTTCTATCTATCGGTCTGAGGAAAAATCACTGATCTTATCCCAACATGCCAGGGAAGATACCCGACCTTATGTGCATCCTATTATTGCTCCTGATGGAAAAGGTGTACTGACTCAATATCGTCCCGAACATCATCCCCATCAAACTGGCCTGTATTGGGGATTAAAACGGGTCAATGAACGAGACTACTTCATGAACTGGCAGGGAGATTACTGGCGTAAAGTCTCAGCCAGCGCCATAGATAAAGAAGGACCACAAGTCAAATGGCAGACGGTGTACGAACTGCTTGACGAAACCGGCGAAGCCATACTTACCGAAACCCAAAACTGGTCTATGCATGAACATGCGGGCAAATATCTGCTGGACCTGGAATGGAAGGGTGAAGCCAAAACGGATATTACTCTTGGCGAATTTTATGTGGGTGGATTGTTCCTCCGCATGCCCTGGCATGAAGGAATTCCCGGCGAAGTGGTCAACGCCAATGGACAGCGCAACCAGGAAGCGGAAGGACAGCGTGCGATATGGACTGATGTGGGAATGCAGGTGGAAGGACGTGATGACCTGGCGCATATCACCATCTTTGACCATCCTGACAATAGTGCCTTTCCTATCGCCTGGCGGGTAGATGGTGAACTGGGTGTAGGTCCATCGCGGCAGATTTTGGGTGACTGGAAAATCAATAAAGGTGAAAGTGAAGTCATCCGCTATAGATTGCTGGTCTACACTGGAGCACTAAATCCTGAAGAAGTGATGCACTTATGGACTGAGTACATTACAAACAGCAAAGTTGCCGGGGACTTAACCGGCGATTGA
- a CDS encoding DUF3616 domain-containing protein, which produces MNKKQIKLTFNNEHSFNEAGKHVRDGLSSSVLTGRNLWTCCDERSSLERLTLMEDGSFGEHKTFDLNQYIKLPAGTDCEVDVEGLAVEDNKFLWIVGSHSLARKKPKKKHAPEKQIRRLTKIKDDPNRYILARIPLQKDVATSHYELCASCPDTHDPSKTIHAAQLINSEKGNQLMEVFAKDDHFKNFMNIPGKDNGFDIEGLAIHKKQIFIGMRGPVLRGWAMIVEIQIEDVSDGYFHLKPDNQGKLYKKHFLHLEGMGIRDLRVKEEGLLILAGPTMDLDGTIAVYHWNQGLKQQTEAIVHRQELKRLFDVPHGSGETTGQDKAEGMAILDNGHVLIVFDSPTLARKPDDASVLADLYPL; this is translated from the coding sequence ATGAATAAGAAGCAGATAAAATTAACTTTCAATAATGAGCACAGTTTCAACGAAGCTGGCAAGCACGTGCGTGATGGCTTATCCTCTTCAGTATTGACTGGTCGTAACCTGTGGACCTGCTGTGACGAACGAAGCAGTCTGGAGCGCCTCACCCTGATGGAAGATGGCTCCTTCGGTGAGCACAAAACCTTTGATTTGAATCAGTATATTAAACTTCCGGCAGGAACTGATTGCGAAGTAGATGTTGAAGGCTTGGCAGTGGAAGACAATAAATTTTTATGGATTGTTGGCTCTCACAGCCTTGCCCGCAAGAAGCCTAAAAAGAAGCATGCCCCCGAAAAGCAGATCAGACGCTTAACGAAGATAAAAGACGATCCTAATCGCTACATATTGGCAAGAATCCCATTGCAAAAGGATGTAGCAACATCTCACTATGAATTGTGTGCTTCGTGTCCTGATACCCATGATCCCTCTAAAACTATACATGCCGCTCAGTTAATTAATAGTGAGAAAGGTAATCAACTGATGGAAGTATTTGCTAAAGATGATCATTTTAAAAACTTCATGAACATTCCTGGTAAAGACAATGGTTTTGACATTGAAGGCCTGGCCATTCACAAAAAACAAATATTTATTGGTATGCGGGGACCGGTGCTTAGGGGGTGGGCAATGATTGTAGAAATACAGATAGAAGATGTGTCTGATGGATATTTTCATTTAAAGCCTGACAATCAGGGTAAACTTTATAAAAAACACTTTTTGCATCTTGAGGGTATGGGTATTCGGGATTTACGTGTCAAAGAAGAAGGCTTACTGATTCTGGCTGGCCCTACTATGGACCTTGATGGTACGATTGCTGTATACCATTGGAATCAAGGTTTAAAACAACAGACTGAGGCTATCGTACATCGTCAGGAACTGAAAAGGCTGTTTGATGTGCCTCACGGCAGTGGTGAAACTACCGGCCAGGATAAAGCGGAAGGAATGGCTATCTTGGATAATGGCCATGTACTGATCGTATTTGACTCCCCTACACTTGCCCGAAAGCCAGATGATGCAAGTGTCTTGGCTGACCTGTACCCGCTTTGA
- a CDS encoding urea carboxylase-associated family protein, producing the protein MIKTIEKQTGIAFRMNKGEKLKVIDPQGEQVSDMVLFSADDKREKISSGKTLDFENTILISKGHYLWSNRSHQMMGILEDTNGRNDFLLAPCSPETFQIIYDNHEYHPSCFENLYTNLAEFGIAPDDIPTAFNIFMNVQFAQDGTLSVDPPQSKAGDYVLFEAKMDLIVGLTACSAEQSNNYSFKPIQYEVLSDRQ; encoded by the coding sequence ATGATTAAAACCATAGAAAAGCAAACGGGTATAGCGTTTAGAATGAATAAAGGCGAAAAATTAAAAGTGATAGATCCTCAGGGCGAGCAGGTAAGCGATATGGTGCTGTTTAGTGCAGACGATAAGCGAGAAAAAATCTCTTCTGGCAAAACCCTTGATTTTGAAAACACAATTCTTATCAGCAAAGGACATTATTTATGGAGCAACCGCAGCCATCAAATGATGGGAATTTTAGAGGATACCAATGGCCGCAATGATTTCCTGTTGGCTCCATGCAGCCCGGAAACTTTCCAGATCATTTACGATAATCATGAATATCATCCCAGCTGTTTTGAGAATTTGTATACCAATCTTGCAGAATTCGGTATAGCGCCTGATGATATCCCTACCGCTTTTAATATTTTCATGAATGTGCAATTTGCGCAGGATGGTACGCTTTCGGTAGACCCTCCTCAGAGTAAAGCAGGGGATTACGTACTCTTTGAGGCAAAAATGGATTTGATTGTGGGGCTTACCGCTTGTTCAGCAGAACAGTCAAACAATTACTCCTTTAAGCCCATCCAGTATGAGGTGCTTTCTGACCGCCAGTGA